A genomic region of Pseudomonas abietaniphila contains the following coding sequences:
- a CDS encoding GNAT family N-acetyltransferase gives MIQLRPMTAEDFKGFWPTFQAVVQAQETYAYDPGLTYEQALHLWLEYPLHTLIAEEDGVLLGSYYLKANAAGPGSHVSNCGYMVTPAARGRGVARLMCEHSQQLAVDSGFSAMQFNSVVSTNEVAVALWKKLGFEVVGRLPRAYRHAKLGMVDCLVMYKWLAEMPASRKAKSPLLIGRKNIESVISRPRRKAPDTPA, from the coding sequence ATGATTCAACTCCGCCCCATGACCGCCGAAGATTTCAAGGGTTTCTGGCCCACGTTCCAGGCGGTGGTCCAGGCTCAGGAAACCTACGCCTACGACCCTGGCCTGACATACGAGCAAGCCCTGCACCTGTGGCTCGAATACCCGCTGCACACGCTGATCGCCGAGGAAGACGGCGTGTTGCTCGGCAGCTATTACCTCAAGGCCAACGCAGCCGGGCCTGGTAGTCACGTGTCCAACTGCGGCTACATGGTCACGCCGGCGGCGCGAGGCCGAGGCGTCGCGCGGTTGATGTGCGAGCACTCGCAGCAACTGGCCGTCGACAGCGGCTTTTCTGCCATGCAATTCAATTCCGTGGTGTCGACCAACGAGGTCGCCGTCGCGCTGTGGAAAAAACTCGGTTTCGAGGTCGTCGGCCGCCTGCCCCGCGCCTATCGCCACGCAAAGCTGGGGATGGTCGACTGCCTGGTGATGTACAAATGGCTGGCCGAGATGCCCGCCTCACGCAAGGCCAAAAGCCCATTGCTGATAGGACGCAAGAACATCGAATCGGTGATCTCGCGGCCAAGGCGCAAGGCCCCGGACACACCCGCCTGA
- the ppnN gene encoding nucleotide 5'-monophosphate nucleosidase PpnN codes for MAPRHVINASVSPKGSLETLSQREVQQLSAAGSGSIYNLFRQCALAILNTGAHVDNAKTILEAYKDFEVRIHQQDRGVRLELLNAPADAFVDGEMIASTREMLFSALRDIVYTESELDSQRIDLSTSQGITDYVFHLLRNARTLRPGVEPKMVVCWGGHSINTEEYKYTKKVGHELGLRKLDICTGCGPGVMKGPMKGATIAHAKQRINGGRYLGLTEPGIIAAEAPNPIVNELVILPDIEKRLEAFVRVGHGIIIFPGGAGTAEEFLYLLGILMHPDNQGLPFPVILTGPKSTAPYLEQLHAFVSATLGEEAHKHYQIIIDDPAEVARQMTEGLKEVRLFRRERADAFHFNWLLKIEESFQRPFDPTHANMSSLQLRRDLPPHELAANLRRAFSGIVAGNVKDKGIRLIEENGPYEIHGDAEIMKPLDKLLQAFVEQHRMKLPGGAAYVPCYRVVS; via the coding sequence ATGGCTCCAAGACATGTAATCAACGCTTCGGTCAGTCCAAAAGGTAGCCTGGAGACGCTGTCGCAACGCGAAGTCCAGCAACTCAGCGCCGCAGGCTCAGGCAGCATCTACAACCTCTTCCGCCAGTGCGCCCTGGCCATCCTCAACACCGGCGCCCATGTCGACAACGCAAAAACCATTCTCGAGGCCTACAAGGATTTCGAAGTCCGCATTCATCAGCAGGATCGTGGCGTACGCCTGGAGCTGCTGAACGCGCCTGCCGATGCCTTCGTCGACGGCGAAATGATCGCCAGCACCCGTGAAATGCTGTTCAGCGCCCTGCGCGACATCGTCTACACCGAAAGCGAACTGGACAGCCAGCGCATCGACCTCAGCACCTCGCAAGGCATCACCGATTACGTGTTCCACCTGCTGCGCAACGCCCGCACCCTGCGTCCCGGCGTCGAACCGAAGATGGTGGTGTGCTGGGGTGGTCACTCGATCAACACCGAAGAATACAAATACACCAAGAAGGTCGGCCACGAACTGGGCCTGCGCAAACTGGACATCTGCACCGGCTGCGGCCCCGGCGTGATGAAAGGCCCGATGAAAGGCGCAACCATTGCCCACGCCAAGCAGCGCATCAATGGCGGGCGTTATCTGGGACTGACAGAGCCGGGCATCATCGCAGCCGAAGCGCCGAACCCGATCGTCAACGAACTGGTGATCCTGCCGGACATCGAAAAGCGGCTGGAAGCCTTCGTCCGCGTCGGCCACGGCATCATCATTTTCCCGGGCGGCGCCGGTACGGCTGAAGAGTTCCTGTACCTGCTGGGCATCCTCATGCACCCGGACAACCAGGGGCTGCCGTTTCCGGTGATCCTGACCGGGCCGAAGAGCACCGCGCCGTATCTGGAGCAATTGCACGCATTCGTCAGCGCCACGCTGGGCGAAGAAGCGCACAAGCACTACCAGATCATCATTGACGATCCGGCCGAAGTCGCTCGCCAGATGACCGAGGGTCTGAAAGAGGTGCGTCTGTTCCGCCGTGAACGGGCCGATGCGTTCCACTTCAACTGGCTGCTGAAGATCGAAGAAAGCTTCCAGCGCCCGTTCGATCCGACCCACGCCAACATGTCCAGCCTGCAACTGCGTCGCGATCTGCCACCGCATGAGCTGGCGGCCAATCTGCGTCGCGCGTTCTCCGGCATTGTCGCCGGTAACGTCAAGGACAAGGGCATCCGCCTGATCGAAGAGAATGGCCCCTACGAGATTCATGGCGATGCCGAGATCATGAAGCCGCTGGACAAATTGCTTCAGGCCTTCGTCGAACAGCATCGGATGAAACTGCCTGGCGGCGCGGCGTATGTGCCGTGTTATCGCGTGGTGTCGTAA
- a CDS encoding sterol desaturase family protein produces the protein MILNVAIFLITLIVMEGVGFLAHKYVMHGWGWFLHRSHHEEHLGALETNDVYLLALGLVAVGLIVLGNGGLDPLQWVGAGVAAFGLIYVLVHDGIVHRHWPVRPQPRNRYLKRLYHAHLMHHAVKGRRNSVSFGFLYAPSMPTLKKQLRAMREAERAASRADRCTPSITSDLQNG, from the coding sequence ATGATCCTCAACGTTGCCATTTTCCTCATTACCCTGATCGTCATGGAAGGTGTCGGCTTTCTTGCGCACAAGTACGTCATGCATGGCTGGGGCTGGTTCCTGCACCGTTCGCACCATGAAGAACACCTGGGCGCGCTCGAAACCAACGACGTCTACCTGCTGGCGCTGGGCCTGGTCGCGGTCGGCCTGATCGTGCTGGGCAACGGCGGCCTCGACCCGCTGCAATGGGTGGGGGCGGGTGTTGCCGCCTTTGGCCTGATTTACGTTCTGGTCCACGATGGCATCGTCCACCGTCACTGGCCGGTGCGTCCTCAACCCCGCAATCGCTACCTCAAGCGCCTGTATCACGCCCACTTGATGCACCACGCGGTCAAGGGGCGCCGTAACAGTGTGTCGTTCGGCTTTCTCTACGCGCCGTCGATGCCGACCTTGAAAAAGCAACTGCGCGCGATGCGTGAAGCAGAGCGGGCCGCGTCTCGTGCCGATCGGTGCACACCTTCTATCACATCCGATCTGCAAAACGGCTGA
- a CDS encoding SDR family oxidoreductase gives MDLGLSGRRAIVCAASKGLGLGCAKALAKEGVNLVINARGDEALQAAAAELRTLAPGIEVRTVAGDISQAPVRDAVLAACPQVDILVNNAGGPPPGDFRDWQREDWIKALDANMLTPIELIKACVDGMASRGFGRVINITSGAVKAPIDTLGLSNGARSGLTGFIAGLARQPQLAGKNVTINNLLPRPFDTERLQKNISLAADKQGMSVDALADQRRKAVPAQRFGTADEFGAFCAFLCSAQAGFMTGQNLLLDGGGYPGTF, from the coding sequence ATGGATCTGGGATTGTCGGGACGCAGGGCCATTGTCTGCGCGGCCAGCAAGGGCCTGGGGTTGGGCTGCGCGAAGGCGCTGGCCAAAGAAGGCGTCAATCTGGTGATCAACGCCCGGGGCGATGAAGCCTTGCAGGCCGCCGCAGCCGAGCTGCGCACGCTGGCGCCAGGCATTGAGGTGCGCACGGTCGCCGGTGACATCAGCCAGGCGCCCGTGCGGGATGCCGTGCTCGCTGCCTGTCCGCAGGTCGATATTCTGGTCAACAACGCCGGTGGCCCGCCGCCCGGCGATTTCCGTGACTGGCAGCGCGAGGACTGGATCAAGGCGCTGGACGCCAACATGCTCACGCCCATCGAACTGATCAAGGCCTGCGTCGACGGCATGGCTTCGCGCGGGTTTGGCCGCGTGATCAACATCACCTCGGGCGCGGTAAAGGCGCCGATCGACACCTTGGGCTTGTCCAACGGCGCACGCAGCGGCCTGACCGGCTTCATTGCAGGCCTTGCGCGTCAGCCGCAGTTGGCGGGCAAGAACGTCACGATCAACAACCTGTTGCCTAGGCCGTTCGACACTGAACGTCTGCAGAAGAACATCAGCCTGGCCGCCGACAAGCAGGGCATGAGTGTTGACGCGTTGGCCGATCAGCGACGCAAGGCAGTGCCTGCACAGCGATTTGGCACCGCCGATGAATTCGGCGCATTCTGCGCATTCCTGTGCAGCGCGCAGGCCGGTTTTATGACGGGCCAGAACCTGTTGCTGGATGGTGGCGGCTATCCCGGCACTTTCTGA
- a CDS encoding dienelactone hydrolase family protein, translating into MTQPVKQPAGTTISYKRPDGKDVSGYLASPAKTEGAPAIVVIQEWWGLNDQIRGVADRLAAAGYLALVPDLYRGEMTVEEEEAHHLMSKLDFADAASQDIRGAVQYLKGHTQNVGVTGFCMGGALTLLALNFIPELSAGVVFYGMPPLEYLDPKAIKVPVQAHWATQDEFFPAENVDKLEEKLGEGGVDIEFHRYLAHHGFTNEEAVGYGRIPGTQYDPVWAQLAWDRTLTFFGRTLWG; encoded by the coding sequence GTGACTCAACCCGTGAAACAGCCAGCAGGCACAACCATCAGCTACAAACGTCCAGACGGTAAGGACGTTAGCGGTTACCTCGCCAGCCCGGCGAAGACCGAGGGCGCGCCCGCCATTGTGGTGATCCAGGAATGGTGGGGGCTCAACGATCAGATTCGCGGCGTCGCCGACCGCTTGGCAGCGGCCGGTTACCTGGCGTTGGTGCCGGACTTGTACCGAGGTGAGATGACGGTCGAAGAAGAAGAGGCGCATCACCTGATGAGCAAACTCGATTTCGCCGATGCAGCCTCGCAGGACATTCGCGGCGCCGTGCAATACCTCAAAGGCCACACGCAGAACGTGGGCGTCACCGGCTTTTGCATGGGCGGGGCGCTGACCTTGCTGGCGCTGAACTTCATCCCTGAACTGTCGGCTGGCGTGGTCTTCTACGGCATGCCGCCGCTGGAATACCTCGACCCCAAAGCTATCAAGGTGCCGGTTCAGGCGCACTGGGCGACGCAGGACGAGTTCTTTCCAGCAGAAAACGTCGACAAACTGGAAGAAAAACTCGGTGAGGGCGGGGTGGACATCGAGTTCCATCGCTATCTGGCGCACCACGGGTTCACCAACGAAGAGGCTGTTGGTTACGGACGGATTCCGGGCACACAGTACGACCCGGTCTGGGCGCAACTGGCGTGGGACCGCACGCTGACATTCTTCGGGCGCACGCTCTGGGGCTGA
- the sodC gene encoding superoxide dismutase [Cu-Zn] SodC has protein sequence MKPYLWLGLLGSLSLGAQAATLDVPMNLVSADGAPQPIGQVTISETAYGLVFTPKLSSLPAGVHGFHVHENGSCDVGTKDGKKGAALAAGGHFDPKKAGKHLGPYGEGHLGDLPAVYVTADGMATYPVLAPRLKKISDIKGHALMIHAGGDNHSDMPMPLGGGGDRVACGVI, from the coding sequence ATGAAACCTTATCTCTGGCTCGGTCTTCTCGGCTCGCTTTCACTGGGTGCCCAGGCGGCCACACTCGATGTTCCCATGAACCTGGTCAGCGCTGACGGCGCGCCGCAACCTATCGGTCAGGTCACCATCAGCGAAACCGCCTACGGGCTGGTGTTCACCCCCAAATTGAGTTCGTTGCCCGCGGGCGTTCACGGTTTTCACGTGCATGAAAACGGCAGCTGTGATGTCGGCACCAAAGACGGGAAGAAAGGCGCGGCACTGGCCGCTGGCGGGCATTTCGACCCGAAAAAGGCCGGCAAACACCTCGGCCCTTATGGCGAAGGCCACCTGGGCGACTTGCCTGCGGTCTACGTGACGGCCGACGGCATGGCGACCTATCCGGTGCTGGCGCCGCGGTTGAAAAAAATCTCGGACATCAAAGGCCACGCGTTGATGATTCACGCGGGCGGCGACAATCACTCAGACATGCCGATGCCGCTGGGCGGTGGTGGCGACCGTGTCGCATGCGGCGTGATCTGA
- a CDS encoding PaaI family thioesterase, which produces MASKEEISAFIAREFPQTRIVVEAVGDQRATISQVIDHADLRPGGTVSGPTLMAVADVALYVAVLGVIGIVPLAVTTSLTINFLRKPEAGRRIIGECQLMKVGKTLAIGEVSLYSEGLPDAVAHVVGTYAIPPQHLR; this is translated from the coding sequence ATGGCGAGCAAGGAAGAGATTTCGGCGTTCATCGCCCGGGAGTTTCCGCAGACCCGGATCGTCGTCGAAGCGGTCGGTGATCAACGGGCGACGATCTCCCAGGTGATCGATCATGCTGACCTGCGCCCTGGCGGCACCGTGTCCGGGCCGACGCTGATGGCCGTGGCCGATGTTGCGCTTTACGTCGCGGTGCTGGGGGTCATCGGCATCGTGCCGCTGGCTGTCACCACCAGCCTCACTATCAACTTTCTGCGCAAACCCGAAGCGGGTCGGCGCATCATCGGGGAATGCCAGTTGATGAAAGTCGGCAAGACCCTGGCCATCGGCGAGGTGTCGCTGTACTCCGAAGGGTTGCCGGACGCAGTCGCCCATGTCGTCGGCACCTATGCCATTCCGCCGCAGCACCTGCGCTGA
- a CDS encoding RidA family protein — protein sequence MAEDSKPQWLPLREVAEPFGSRLEALYPLMPDTFVVPAHFQLSVLDGDLLWVSGQVPRFNQDIRYTGIVGQQVSMEQAREAARLCVANFLSIVAAACDGDLGRVAQVVRITGYVRGDANFAAQSEVINAASEVLTALFGARGRHARSAIGVHSLPGGAAVEVEGVVRLKA from the coding sequence ATGGCTGAGGACTCGAAGCCACAGTGGTTGCCGCTGCGCGAAGTCGCCGAGCCCTTCGGCAGCCGACTGGAGGCGTTGTATCCGCTCATGCCGGACACGTTCGTCGTTCCGGCGCACTTTCAACTGAGCGTGCTCGATGGCGACCTGTTATGGGTCTCGGGCCAGGTGCCGCGCTTCAATCAGGACATTCGCTACACCGGCATCGTCGGCCAGCAGGTGTCGATGGAACAGGCGCGCGAGGCTGCGCGCCTGTGTGTGGCGAATTTTCTTTCTATCGTCGCAGCCGCCTGTGACGGCGACCTGGGCCGCGTGGCGCAGGTCGTCCGCATCACGGGTTATGTGCGGGGCGATGCGAATTTTGCGGCGCAGTCGGAGGTCATCAACGCCGCATCGGAAGTACTGACTGCACTGTTTGGCGCCCGTGGCAGGCATGCACGCTCAGCCATCGGCGTGCATTCACTGCCCGGAGGCGCGGCGGTCGAGGTAGAAGGCGTGGTCAGGCTCAAGGCATGA
- a CDS encoding PhzF family phenazine biosynthesis protein — MKDVRVVEVFKSSQGGGNPAPIVIDAEGLDAEQMTAIARAYGHESGFVFPAGERTGSDYQFRFFVPLHEMSMCGHATIGTVWLLHTLGKLKNYQLSINTISGTVTAQVHDTAGEPPFIEISQPVGVIEPLSKPELREQIIRAIGLDAEDILDLPFLNAATSRVKTLIPVKTPERLDAARPDSARIEALCEALDSTGFYLFCPHPGAPRQFDSRQFPKASGYPEDAATGIAATALAFGLLNYGLIESSTEPVLIHQGRAMGRPSDIYVRFDLDQTNTPRGCFVGGYSAFADNQTPSGEAHG; from the coding sequence ATGAAGGATGTGCGCGTTGTAGAAGTTTTCAAATCCAGCCAGGGCGGTGGCAACCCGGCACCTATCGTCATCGACGCAGAAGGCCTTGATGCTGAGCAGATGACAGCCATTGCCCGCGCCTACGGCCATGAAAGCGGCTTTGTGTTTCCGGCAGGGGAACGCACCGGCAGCGATTATCAGTTCCGTTTCTTCGTCCCGCTGCATGAGATGAGCATGTGCGGCCACGCCACCATTGGCACAGTGTGGCTGCTGCATACCCTGGGCAAGCTGAAAAACTATCAGTTATCGATCAATACGATAAGCGGCACCGTCACCGCGCAGGTTCATGACACGGCCGGCGAACCTCCTTTTATTGAAATCTCCCAGCCTGTCGGCGTCATCGAGCCGCTGAGCAAACCTGAGCTGCGCGAGCAGATCATCCGAGCGATCGGTCTGGACGCCGAAGACATCCTCGATCTTCCGTTTCTCAATGCCGCGACCAGTCGGGTGAAAACTCTGATTCCGGTCAAAACCCCCGAGCGGCTGGATGCAGCGCGCCCTGACTCGGCTCGGATCGAGGCCCTGTGCGAGGCCCTGGATTCCACCGGTTTTTACCTGTTTTGCCCTCACCCCGGGGCACCTCGGCAGTTCGACAGCCGCCAGTTCCCCAAGGCTTCGGGCTACCCGGAAGATGCCGCAACCGGCATAGCCGCCACTGCGCTGGCGTTCGGTCTGCTGAACTACGGCCTGATCGAGAGCAGCACTGAGCCAGTGTTGATCCATCAGGGACGTGCCATGGGCCGCCCTTCAGACATCTACGTACGTTTCGATCTGGACCAGACGAACACGCCGCGCGGCTGCTTCGTCGGGGGTTACAGCGCCTTTGCCGACAACCAGACGCCGTCGGGAGAGGCCCATGGCTGA
- a CDS encoding AraC family transcriptional regulator, which translates to MAPLSPKFSGRSSERFRFEISESSGYAQDWHAHDCHMLLLPRQGGLFLSTENTPQARHVSRQSFSLVPADSAHSTRAAPGREKHVALYVDSDHIERQGRLEGYRTFAQRAHRAEVWQGSDALDSILLLHDQLRQVTSPDAFQRQLPHLNQLLFEECARLIATQQPQPQPAERLQHALLVRDIQRYVQENLQDDLTVDLIGYQFHLSRRHLTRLFKAFTDETLLDFTNRTRVETAARLISTSSLSILDISLAVGIDSPSYLARLFKRYLGVVPSQMRKPR; encoded by the coding sequence ATGGCCCCTCTTTCGCCCAAGTTCAGCGGCCGGTCGTCCGAGCGCTTCCGGTTTGAAATCAGCGAGAGCAGCGGCTATGCGCAGGACTGGCATGCCCACGACTGCCATATGCTGTTGTTGCCGCGTCAGGGTGGACTGTTCCTGTCGACCGAAAACACCCCCCAGGCGCGGCATGTGTCGCGGCAGTCGTTCTCGCTGGTGCCAGCCGACTCCGCCCATTCCACTCGGGCAGCGCCGGGCCGGGAAAAGCACGTTGCGCTGTATGTAGACTCCGACCACATCGAGCGTCAGGGTCGCCTGGAGGGCTATCGCACGTTCGCGCAGCGGGCCCATCGCGCGGAGGTCTGGCAAGGCAGCGACGCCCTGGACAGCATCCTGCTGCTGCATGATCAACTGCGGCAGGTGACCTCGCCCGACGCGTTCCAGCGCCAGCTGCCACACCTCAATCAATTGCTGTTCGAAGAATGCGCGCGGCTGATCGCCACGCAACAACCTCAGCCGCAGCCTGCCGAGCGGCTGCAGCACGCGCTGCTGGTTCGCGACATCCAGCGGTACGTGCAGGAAAATCTGCAGGACGACTTGACCGTCGACCTGATCGGCTATCAGTTCCACCTGTCACGGCGCCACCTCACCCGCCTGTTCAAGGCGTTCACCGACGAAACCCTGCTGGACTTCACAAACCGCACGCGAGTGGAAACCGCCGCACGGCTGATTTCCACCAGCTCGCTGTCGATTCTCGACATCAGTCTGGCGGTGGGCATCGATTCGCCCTCCTACCTCGCTCGCCTGTTCAAGCGTTATCTGGGCGTAGTGCCCAGCCAGATGCGCAAGCCGCGCTGA
- the gltP gene encoding glutamate/aspartate:proton symporter GltP yields the protein MTKAKLSLAWQILIGLLLGIAVGALLNHFSADKGWWIGNVLQPAGDLFIRLIKMIVIPIVISSLIVGIAGVGDSRKLGRIGVKTLLYFEIITTLAIVVGLVLANVFQPGHGIDMSQLGTTDISQYEKTTSEVQANHAFITTLLNLVPPNVFAAIVRGDMLAIIFFSVMFGLGLSSLKDELRLPLVSVLEGVSQTMFKITYMIMRCAPIGVFALISVTVANFGFASLWPLARLVTLVYAAIAFFGIVIFGLVARACGFSVWKLMRILKAEMILGYSTASSETVLPRIIEKMEAYGAPRAISGFVVPTGYSFNLDGSTLYQSIAAVFIAQLYGIDLSLGQQITLVLTLMVTSKGIAGVPGVSFVVLLATLGSVGIPLEGLAFIAGVDRIMDMARTALNIVGNALAVLVVARWEGMYDDAAGERYWKSLSAPSPRSEQLIATAN from the coding sequence ATGACCAAGGCAAAACTGAGTCTCGCCTGGCAGATCCTCATCGGTCTGCTGCTAGGCATCGCTGTCGGCGCACTGCTCAACCACTTCAGCGCAGACAAGGGCTGGTGGATCGGCAACGTGCTGCAACCGGCAGGCGACCTGTTTATCCGGCTGATCAAAATGATCGTGATCCCCATCGTGATTTCTTCCCTGATCGTCGGCATCGCAGGCGTCGGCGACAGCAGGAAGCTCGGCCGCATCGGCGTCAAGACCTTGCTCTACTTCGAGATCATTACCACGTTGGCAATCGTCGTCGGCCTGGTGCTGGCCAACGTATTTCAGCCCGGTCACGGTATCGACATGAGCCAGTTGGGCACCACCGACATCTCCCAATACGAGAAGACCACCAGCGAAGTCCAGGCCAACCACGCCTTCATTACCACCCTGCTCAATCTGGTGCCGCCCAACGTGTTTGCCGCCATCGTGCGCGGCGACATGCTGGCGATCATCTTCTTCTCGGTGATGTTCGGCCTGGGCCTGTCCAGTCTCAAGGACGAGCTGCGCCTGCCGCTGGTAAGCGTGCTGGAAGGGGTGTCGCAGACCATGTTCAAGATCACCTACATGATCATGCGCTGTGCACCGATTGGCGTTTTCGCACTGATTTCGGTGACCGTCGCCAACTTCGGCTTTGCCTCGCTGTGGCCTTTGGCACGTCTCGTCACGCTGGTCTACGCCGCCATCGCCTTCTTCGGCATCGTGATCTTCGGCCTGGTGGCGCGGGCGTGCGGGTTTTCGGTGTGGAAGCTGATGCGCATCCTCAAGGCCGAGATGATCCTCGGCTATTCCACGGCCAGTTCGGAAACCGTACTGCCGCGCATCATCGAGAAAATGGAAGCCTATGGCGCGCCTCGCGCAATCAGCGGCTTCGTCGTGCCCACCGGCTACTCGTTCAACCTCGACGGATCGACCCTTTATCAAAGCATTGCGGCGGTGTTCATCGCCCAGCTATACGGTATCGACCTGTCGTTAGGCCAGCAGATCACGCTGGTGCTGACACTGATGGTAACCTCCAAAGGCATCGCCGGTGTGCCAGGCGTTTCCTTCGTGGTGCTGCTGGCGACTCTGGGCAGTGTCGGCATTCCGCTGGAGGGACTGGCATTCATCGCCGGGGTCGACCGCATCATGGACATGGCCCGCACGGCGCTGAACATCGTCGGCAACGCGCTGGCCGTGTTGGTCGTCGCCCGCTGGGAAGGGATGTACGATGATGCGGCCGGGGAGCGCTACTGGAAATCCCTGTCTGCTCCGTCACCCCGGAGCGAACAGCTCATTGCAACGGCTAACTGA
- a CDS encoding xylulokinase, with product MQKIVIGIDLSTTTCKAIAWDVRGMLVAQARAPLALSRPAPNAYEQDPEDWWRATQCALKSLMPMIEGKVIAAISVVNQRETVAVTDAEDHLLRPAILWLDERRKDEVAALCQRVGHERLHAITGKPHDWAPAIYSLAWMADAEPERFRQIQHVYEPHAWLVRKLTGEFLTSWASADPFGAFDIHRHEWAEDVLKALPIPLSTACFPNALAPGTVLGTVNEQAQALTGLPAGTPVVAGGGDGQAGGLGIGVVSAGTAYLNLGTAIVSGVYADAPRVDEAFRTMCAIDRQGYVLETSLRSGTLLINSLLRQFFDIDVVAQPDSLIRLEIEASRVAPGSAGLILLPYWNGVMNPYWDQDARGCLLGLSPDHGRAEIYRAVLEGIALEQAVATQRMVQATGEPVNTFVAIGGGAASRLWCQIIADITDRPVIRAATQEASSLGAGIAAAVGAGWYADFASAAQVMTQDGETFLPNPALREFHQELLALYSELYPRLRDLYPRLAKLNRR from the coding sequence ATGCAGAAAATCGTCATAGGGATCGATCTGAGCACGACCACGTGCAAGGCCATTGCCTGGGATGTGCGGGGTATGTTGGTGGCGCAGGCGCGGGCGCCGCTGGCGTTGTCCCGGCCGGCGCCCAACGCTTACGAGCAAGACCCCGAAGACTGGTGGCGCGCCACGCAATGTGCGCTGAAATCGCTGATGCCAATGATCGAAGGCAAGGTCATTGCCGCGATCTCCGTGGTCAATCAGCGCGAAACGGTGGCGGTCACCGACGCCGAGGACCACCTGCTTCGGCCAGCCATTCTCTGGCTCGACGAACGCCGCAAGGACGAAGTGGCCGCGCTCTGCCAGCGTGTCGGTCACGAACGGCTGCACGCGATCACCGGCAAACCCCACGACTGGGCGCCCGCCATTTACAGCCTGGCGTGGATGGCGGATGCCGAACCGGAGCGGTTCAGGCAGATTCAACATGTGTACGAGCCTCACGCCTGGCTGGTGCGCAAGCTGACGGGCGAGTTCCTCACCAGTTGGGCCAGTGCCGATCCGTTCGGCGCGTTCGATATCCATCGGCATGAATGGGCCGAGGACGTGCTCAAGGCCCTGCCCATCCCGCTCAGCACCGCGTGTTTTCCCAACGCTTTGGCCCCCGGCACCGTGCTGGGCACAGTCAATGAGCAGGCGCAGGCGCTGACCGGGCTTCCTGCAGGCACGCCGGTGGTCGCGGGCGGTGGAGACGGTCAGGCGGGCGGACTGGGCATCGGCGTGGTCAGTGCCGGGACTGCGTACCTGAATCTGGGTACAGCGATTGTCTCGGGGGTGTATGCCGACGCGCCGAGGGTCGACGAGGCCTTTCGCACGATGTGCGCCATCGACCGACAAGGGTACGTGCTGGAAACCTCGCTGCGATCTGGCACGTTGCTGATCAACAGCCTGTTGCGGCAGTTTTTCGACATCGACGTGGTGGCCCAGCCTGACAGCCTGATTCGTCTGGAAATCGAGGCGTCGCGTGTGGCGCCTGGCAGCGCAGGTCTGATCCTGCTGCCGTACTGGAACGGTGTGATGAACCCCTACTGGGATCAGGACGCACGGGGGTGCCTGTTGGGGTTGTCGCCGGATCACGGACGCGCGGAAATCTACCGGGCGGTACTCGAAGGCATTGCCCTGGAACAAGCCGTTGCCACACAACGCATGGTTCAGGCCACGGGCGAGCCGGTGAACACGTTCGTGGCCATCGGCGGTGGGGCGGCCAGTCGCCTGTGGTGCCAGATCATCGCCGACATCACCGATCGCCCGGTGATCCGTGCCGCTACCCAGGAAGCCTCCAGCCTGGGCGCCGGCATTGCGGCGGCGGTGGGTGCGGGCTGGTACGCGGATTTTGCCAGCGCGGCGCAGGTCATGACCCAGGACGGCGAGACGTTCTTGCCGAACCCGGCCTTGCGCGAATTTCATCAGGAACTGTTGGCGCTCTACAGCGAGCTGTACCCAAGGCTGCGTGACCTGTATCCGCGCCTCGCGAAGCTCAACCGGCGCTGA